In one Pseudomonas sp. SCA2728.1_7 genomic region, the following are encoded:
- a CDS encoding carbohydrate porin, whose amino-acid sequence MPDFSFSRDSAISTLRLIGGCTALGLATSVQAAPAFDSESPYMLGDWNGTRTELSEKGYDFKLDYTGEMGSNLHGGYDHDRTARYSDQFGLGTHLDLQKILGWDDAEFQLTITKRSGNNISNDRINDPRVGGFTSAQEVWGRGQTTRLTQMWYQQKFFDQKLDIKVGRFGEGEDFNSFPCDFQNLAFCGSQVGNWVGGIWYNWPVSQWALRVKYHLTPELYAQVGAYEQNPSNLDRGNGFKLSGSGTQGAILPIELVWTPKLNGLPGEYRAGYYYSNANATDVYKDNHGQPAALSGEAYRSASSKHGVWLGIQQQITSMASDNSRGLSVFANGTMHDKKTNAIDNYVQAGITYKGPFDARAKDDIGFALARVHVNPAFRKNAEASNQANAVYDYDDPSFLPPQDTEYSAELYYGVHVTNWLTVRPNLQYIRHPGGVNNVDDALIGGIKIQSSF is encoded by the coding sequence ATGCCCGATTTTTCCTTCTCCCGAGACAGCGCTATCTCAACCCTGCGCCTGATTGGCGGCTGCACCGCTCTCGGCCTCGCCACCAGCGTCCAAGCGGCTCCCGCGTTCGACAGTGAATCACCGTACATGCTCGGTGACTGGAACGGCACGCGTACCGAACTCTCGGAAAAAGGCTACGACTTCAAACTCGATTACACCGGCGAAATGGGCAGCAACCTGCACGGTGGCTACGATCACGATCGCACCGCGCGTTACAGCGATCAGTTCGGTCTGGGCACACACCTCGACCTGCAAAAGATCCTTGGCTGGGACGACGCCGAGTTTCAACTGACCATCACCAAACGCAGCGGCAACAACATCAGCAACGACCGCATCAACGATCCGCGCGTCGGCGGTTTCACCTCGGCCCAGGAAGTCTGGGGCCGTGGCCAGACCACCCGTCTGACGCAGATGTGGTATCAGCAGAAATTCTTCGATCAGAAACTCGACATCAAGGTCGGTCGCTTCGGCGAAGGCGAAGACTTCAACAGCTTCCCGTGCGACTTCCAGAACCTCGCGTTCTGCGGTTCGCAGGTCGGCAACTGGGTCGGCGGCATCTGGTACAACTGGCCGGTCAGCCAATGGGCGCTGCGCGTCAAATATCACCTGACCCCGGAGCTGTATGCACAGGTCGGCGCCTACGAGCAGAACCCGTCGAACCTCGATCGCGGCAACGGCTTCAAACTCAGCGGCAGCGGCACCCAAGGCGCGATCCTGCCGATCGAACTGGTGTGGACGCCGAAACTCAACGGTCTGCCGGGCGAATACCGCGCTGGTTATTACTACAGCAATGCCAACGCCACTGACGTCTATAAAGACAACCACGGCCAACCGGCAGCGCTGAGCGGTGAAGCCTATCGCAGCGCGTCGAGCAAACACGGCGTGTGGCTGGGCATTCAGCAGCAAATCACCAGCATGGCCAGCGATAACTCGCGCGGCCTCAGCGTGTTCGCCAACGGCACCATGCACGACAAGAAAACCAACGCGATCGACAACTACGTGCAGGCCGGCATCACCTACAAAGGCCCGTTCGACGCGCGCGCCAAGGACGACATCGGTTTCGCCCTCGCCCGTGTGCACGTCAACCCGGCCTTCCGCAAAAACGCTGAAGCAAGCAATCAGGCCAACGCCGTTTACGACTATGACGATCCGTCGTTCCTGCCGCCGCAAGACACCGAATACAGCGCCGAGCTGTATTACGGCGTGCACGTGACCAACTGGCTGACCGTACGCCCGAACCTGCAATACATCCGCCACCCCGGTGGCGTGAACAACGTCGACGACGCCCTGATCGGCGGGATCAAGATCCAGTCCTCGTTCTAA
- a CDS encoding siderophore-interacting protein, producing the protein MTAVDTQTIHRVMHEIKRRKLEVLRVVDLTPRMRRITLGGPELAGFISLGTDDHVKLLFPQNAEQAAALETMELGAGKDDGPKPEMRDYTPRRYDLDALELDIDFVLHGDGPASTWAEQAQPGQFLHIGGPRGSMIVPDIFDSYLLIGDETALPAIARRLEGLAANRKALVVIEVENGAEQQVLESPAQVNVIWVLREGSKDNLLATVKQLQVPTGNLYAWVATETKVSRQIRRVLIDEHGLDEQLIKAVGYWRAEGSEEE; encoded by the coding sequence ATGACTGCAGTCGATACCCAAACCATTCACCGCGTGATGCACGAAATCAAACGCCGCAAGCTTGAGGTGTTGCGCGTGGTCGATCTGACGCCGCGCATGCGCCGCATCACCCTCGGCGGGCCGGAGCTGGCCGGTTTCATCAGCCTCGGTACCGACGACCACGTCAAACTGCTGTTCCCGCAGAATGCCGAACAGGCGGCGGCGCTGGAAACAATGGAGCTCGGCGCCGGCAAGGACGACGGACCGAAACCGGAAATGCGCGACTACACCCCGCGTCGCTACGACCTCGATGCGCTGGAACTGGACATCGATTTCGTCCTGCACGGTGACGGCCCTGCGTCGACCTGGGCGGAACAAGCCCAACCCGGGCAATTCCTGCACATCGGCGGCCCGCGCGGCTCGATGATCGTGCCGGACATTTTCGACAGCTACCTGCTGATCGGCGACGAAACCGCCCTGCCCGCCATCGCCCGCCGCCTCGAAGGGCTGGCGGCCAATCGCAAGGCGCTGGTGGTGATCGAAGTGGAAAACGGCGCCGAGCAGCAAGTGCTGGAAAGCCCGGCGCAGGTCAATGTGATCTGGGTGCTGCGCGAAGGTAGCAAGGACAATTTGCTGGCGACGGTGAAGCAATTGCAGGTGCCCACGGGCAATCTGTATGCCTGGGTGGCCACCGAAACGAAAGTGTCACGGCAGATTCGCCGGGTGCTGATCGATGAGCATGGGCTGGATGAGCAACTGATCAAAGCCGTCGGCTACTGGCGCGCTGAAGGATCTGAAGAAGAGTGA
- a CDS encoding CS1-pili formation C-terminal domain-containing protein translates to MFPMTPIAAALALLFCASAAVASSNAGTTPRSLLAQAKGLPADFEEHFFDVPLAVRVEVDQQPLGEAMVVLSRDDRITLLEFTDTSENRFGPAEREKWAGYLKSGVPLGACSGSCPDQFLAVHYNLENSLVSIATENAERDVQAKRYYDQPEGGSSGLMVRNQLNLNGGQDQDLGGRFGLEASSSLGNWSQTLNLQLARLGGPDDKLYHAIHELHTQRELQGSFFRLGYFTPNSEGLTRQPRTFGTSPDTAVGVMYGSSDSLAINSPMPSVYPIYVTANRQGSVEIWRDGLLINTQSVPAGLQTLDTRPLPGGIYEVEVRLIEDGQITSTTQELVYKPNNWRNLDERWRYNVFAGEESKLLSNWDTQSSGSPTAGASVNYLLHPRVILGLSARQIREKLQYGTSIDWTLANHLSLYANVYKTEDYGTGLDLQSLYNYGSGSVVVSHNRSWLDSTYTYDTLPDGTRVRPRNVFIGQTSNSSLALNHRLSSKSSVNARVSHSEGNVEGMGVDLGWTQRAELFGSDASWRLSLFDRPGSYSSGDARNRGVDLSVNLALGAPGQQITGSIGSRTARDGARDNNASLGWRKDFKDHVLQSVSVTALTDTYGLGMSSLTNFRTDAVNGDAFVQRSSYNGNFTGGLNVDSTLVVGGQQMLMTSQSEVRGAGMIVDVESDIEDIVLRADDYSGGGAALKPGRNFIPITAYQNSSVSFDFEGNNVPAATIEPARSRYHLNKGGVEYRKVRVMKTLTVLGRLIDEQGRPLKGHHVINHASRGVTEVDGFFSMEMNAGSPTLEVRQGNQLLCQFRLDAGSHRSENNVLMIGDLRCTPDTLADVTSTEQKAG, encoded by the coding sequence ATGTTCCCGATGACACCCATCGCGGCTGCGCTTGCGCTGTTGTTTTGTGCCAGCGCAGCCGTGGCTTCCAGCAACGCCGGTACGACACCTCGCAGTCTGTTGGCGCAGGCCAAAGGTTTGCCGGCGGATTTCGAGGAGCATTTCTTTGATGTGCCTCTGGCGGTGCGGGTCGAAGTCGACCAGCAACCGCTCGGTGAGGCCATGGTGGTGTTGTCCCGCGACGATCGCATCACCCTGCTCGAATTCACTGACACCAGCGAAAACCGCTTTGGCCCTGCCGAACGGGAAAAGTGGGCCGGTTATCTCAAGTCCGGTGTGCCGCTGGGCGCGTGTAGCGGTTCTTGCCCGGACCAGTTTCTGGCAGTGCACTACAACCTGGAAAATTCGCTGGTGTCGATCGCAACGGAAAACGCTGAGCGAGATGTTCAGGCCAAGCGCTATTACGATCAGCCCGAAGGCGGTAGCAGTGGCTTGATGGTGCGTAACCAGCTCAATCTCAATGGCGGTCAGGATCAGGACCTTGGCGGACGCTTCGGCCTCGAAGCCAGCTCAAGCCTGGGCAACTGGAGCCAGACGCTGAATTTGCAATTGGCCCGGCTCGGCGGTCCGGACGACAAGCTGTATCACGCGATTCACGAGTTACACACCCAGCGCGAACTGCAGGGCAGTTTTTTCCGCCTGGGCTATTTCACCCCTAATTCCGAAGGACTGACGCGCCAACCGCGCACGTTCGGCACCAGCCCCGACACCGCCGTCGGCGTGATGTATGGCAGCTCCGACAGCCTGGCCATCAACAGCCCGATGCCCAGTGTTTATCCGATCTATGTCACCGCCAACCGCCAGGGCTCGGTGGAGATCTGGCGCGATGGCCTGCTGATCAATACGCAATCGGTGCCGGCCGGTTTGCAGACCCTCGACACTCGACCATTGCCCGGCGGTATTTATGAGGTGGAAGTGCGGCTGATCGAAGACGGCCAGATCACGTCCACCACCCAGGAGTTGGTGTACAAGCCCAACAACTGGCGCAACCTCGACGAACGCTGGCGCTATAACGTCTTCGCCGGTGAAGAAAGCAAGCTGCTGAGCAACTGGGACACCCAGTCCAGCGGCAGCCCCACGGCCGGCGCTTCGGTGAACTACCTGCTGCATCCACGGGTGATTCTCGGTCTGTCGGCGCGGCAGATTCGTGAAAAGCTGCAATACGGCACGTCCATCGACTGGACGCTGGCCAACCACCTCAGCCTGTACGCCAACGTTTATAAAACCGAGGATTACGGCACCGGTCTCGATCTGCAGAGCCTGTACAACTATGGCTCGGGCAGCGTGGTCGTCAGCCACAACCGCAGCTGGCTCGACAGTACTTACACCTACGACACCTTGCCGGACGGCACCCGCGTTCGCCCGCGCAATGTGTTTATCGGCCAGACCAGCAACTCGTCACTGGCGCTCAACCATCGGCTGAGCAGCAAAAGCTCGGTCAACGCGAGGGTTTCCCACAGCGAAGGTAACGTCGAAGGCATGGGCGTGGATCTGGGCTGGACCCAGCGCGCCGAGCTGTTTGGCAGCGACGCCAGTTGGCGCTTGTCGTTGTTCGACCGGCCGGGCAGCTACAGCAGTGGCGATGCGCGCAATCGCGGGGTCGACCTGAGCGTCAACCTGGCACTTGGCGCGCCCGGCCAACAGATCACCGGCAGCATCGGTTCTCGTACGGCCCGCGACGGTGCGCGCGACAACAATGCCTCGCTCGGCTGGCGCAAGGATTTCAAGGATCACGTGCTGCAAAGCGTGTCGGTCACGGCGTTGACCGACACCTATGGCCTGGGCATGTCGAGCCTGACCAATTTCCGCACCGATGCGGTCAATGGCGATGCGTTTGTGCAGCGCTCGTCCTACAACGGCAATTTCACCGGCGGCCTCAACGTCGACAGCACGCTGGTAGTCGGCGGCCAGCAAATGCTCATGACCAGCCAGAGCGAGGTGCGCGGCGCCGGGATGATTGTTGATGTCGAGTCGGACATCGAGGACATCGTTCTGCGCGCCGACGATTACAGCGGTGGCGGGGCGGCGTTGAAGCCGGGGCGCAATTTCATCCCGATCACCGCGTACCAGAACAGCTCGGTGAGTTTCGACTTCGAAGGCAACAACGTGCCGGCGGCAACCATCGAACCGGCGCGCAGCCGTTATCACCTGAACAAGGGCGGCGTGGAGTATCGCAAGGTGCGGGTGATGAAAACCCTGACCGTGCTCGGCCGACTCATCGACGAGCAAGGGCGGCCGCTCAAGGGGCATCACGTGATCAACCACGCCAGCCGTGGGGTCACCGAAGTCGACGGGTTCTTCTCGATGGAAATGAATGCCGGCTCACCGACCCTGGAAGTGCGTCAGGGCAATCAGTTGCTGTGCCAGTTCCGCCTCGATGCCGGCAGCCACCGCAGCGAAAACAATGTGCTGATGATCGGCGACCTGCGGTGCACGCCGGACACGTTGGCCGATGTGACGTCCACAGAACAGAAGGCGGGTTGA
- a CDS encoding CS1 type fimbrial major subunit, whose protein sequence is MIKQSIAGALLAATALTGAGAWAAREEHTFEVSLTIPSRPFYIIPAEPDWIHRPQRLAWDYPRATLGGLEKNFDVRHDSSAIEARLGSEPFLENGRPGEIIELQVTFNGVELSSHVIPRQVLSQEEAATGKRVALKIEPIEPAGGYRSGDYNGNVVLLFNARAPGAQ, encoded by the coding sequence ATGATCAAGCAATCCATTGCCGGCGCGCTGTTGGCCGCCACCGCGCTGACTGGCGCCGGGGCGTGGGCCGCGCGCGAAGAACACACCTTCGAAGTGTCCCTGACCATCCCCAGTCGCCCGTTCTACATCATTCCAGCAGAACCGGACTGGATTCACCGCCCGCAACGGCTGGCGTGGGATTATCCGCGCGCCACCCTCGGCGGCCTGGAGAAAAATTTCGATGTGCGCCATGACAGCAGCGCGATCGAGGCACGCCTGGGGTCCGAGCCTTTCCTGGAAAATGGCCGCCCTGGAGAAATCATTGAGCTGCAGGTCACCTTCAATGGCGTCGAATTGAGCTCGCACGTCATCCCGCGCCAAGTGCTCTCGCAGGAGGAGGCCGCCACCGGCAAACGCGTGGCGTTGAAGATCGAACCGATTGAACCCGCCGGCGGCTATCGCTCCGGAGACTACAACGGCAACGTGGTGTTGCTGTTCAACGCGCGGGCACCGGGGGCGCAATGA
- a CDS encoding PadR family transcriptional regulator, whose amino-acid sequence MRDHHSPHREHGDGRDGFEKRPGRERGGRGPRVFAPGDLKLLLLALVAEQPCHGYDLIRQIEGMFDGAYSPSPGVIYPTLTFLEESELISGDAEGGKKRYSVTDAGRLSLSEQAVALDGVRMRIDVSKRSLRGHDRPPEIHEAVHNLRHALQMHHGRWSPAEILRVRDLLNDTAKAIVDGPAVQPVSEKSQ is encoded by the coding sequence ATGAGAGACCATCATTCCCCCCACCGCGAACACGGCGACGGCCGTGACGGCTTCGAAAAACGCCCCGGACGCGAGCGCGGCGGCCGTGGCCCACGGGTGTTCGCCCCCGGTGACCTGAAATTGCTGCTGCTGGCGCTGGTCGCCGAACAGCCATGCCACGGCTATGACCTGATCCGCCAGATCGAGGGCATGTTCGACGGCGCCTACAGCCCGAGTCCCGGGGTGATCTACCCGACCCTGACCTTTCTCGAAGAAAGCGAGCTGATCAGCGGCGACGCCGAGGGCGGCAAAAAACGCTACAGCGTCACCGACGCCGGTCGTTTGTCTTTAAGCGAACAAGCCGTGGCGCTGGATGGCGTGCGCATGCGTATCGATGTGAGCAAACGCTCGCTGCGCGGCCATGATCGGCCGCCGGAAATCCACGAGGCGGTACACAACCTGCGCCATGCCCTGCAAATGCACCACGGCCGCTGGAGCCCGGCAGAAATCCTGCGCGTGCGTGACCTGCTCAACGACACCGCCAAAGCCATCGTCGACGGCCCTGCCGTTCAACCTGTTTCGGAGAAAAGCCAATGA
- a CDS encoding VF530 family protein, with product MNEQTPDPLHGVTLEQILNALVSHYEWSGLAERIDIRCFKSDPSIKSSLTFLRKTPWAREKVERLYVKLMRTKRPL from the coding sequence ATGAACGAACAAACCCCCGATCCACTGCACGGCGTGACCCTTGAACAGATCCTCAATGCCTTGGTGAGCCATTACGAATGGTCGGGGCTGGCCGAGCGCATCGATATTCGCTGCTTCAAGAGCGATCCGAGCATCAAGTCGAGCCTGACGTTTCTGCGCAAAACCCCGTGGGCGCGGGAGAAGGTCGAGCGTCTGTACGTGAAGTTGATGCGCACCAAGCGACCGCTCTGA
- a CDS encoding CS1 type fimbrial major subunit, whose translation MFKKLAIAAPLALLAMGSTGAFAAGEASHSISLVAHVPTNGFYVVPTDPDLVNKDQDMSYQPTTGKMRDVNGFFDVRNNNGSVHASLESQPKLVAGNTTIDLQVLLNNKELTLTPQMVVGESESDVNYRAPLKITARGSNFEPGDYTGSVAMIFDAVPPVN comes from the coding sequence ATGTTCAAGAAACTCGCAATCGCCGCTCCACTGGCTCTTCTGGCAATGGGTTCCACTGGCGCATTCGCCGCTGGTGAAGCGTCGCACTCGATCAGCCTTGTCGCGCATGTGCCGACCAACGGTTTCTATGTCGTGCCGACGGATCCGGATCTGGTCAACAAGGACCAGGACATGAGCTATCAGCCAACCACCGGCAAGATGCGCGACGTCAATGGCTTCTTCGATGTGCGCAACAACAACGGCTCGGTACACGCCAGCCTCGAGAGCCAGCCGAAACTGGTGGCCGGCAACACCACCATCGACCTGCAAGTCCTGCTCAATAACAAGGAACTGACCCTGACCCCGCAAATGGTCGTGGGTGAGTCCGAGTCGGACGTCAACTATCGTGCACCACTGAAAATCACCGCTCGCGGCAGCAACTTCGAACCGGGTGATTACACCGGTTCCGTGGCAATGATTTTTGATGCAGTGCCACCGGTCAATTGA
- a CDS encoding molecular chaperone translates to MNRGFLLSLLSVFCLTAQAGPQINVGTVYDYLDADKSTYLKRVFNSGDATAFVKINVLEIVYGADGAPQEIAVENAADGASRNGLMASPARLIVPAQGMQGTRLLYMGARDRERYFRLRFVPVVPEKEDDFVVSSEERDDYKKSLTAGVNVMTGFGTIFFVRPKDARFATVVNDTDSRYELRNDGNTVIIVDEFKSCSLTKETDCGATTKHHVLAGKTFAFDKEKGREYRFFLIEGSEKKTMKIASR, encoded by the coding sequence ATGAACCGTGGTTTTCTGCTGAGCCTGCTCAGCGTGTTTTGCCTGACGGCGCAGGCCGGACCGCAGATCAATGTCGGCACTGTGTACGACTATCTCGATGCCGACAAAAGTACCTACCTCAAACGGGTATTCAACAGCGGTGACGCCACCGCGTTCGTCAAGATCAATGTGCTGGAAATCGTTTACGGCGCCGACGGCGCCCCACAGGAAATTGCCGTCGAGAATGCCGCCGACGGCGCTTCGCGCAATGGCCTGATGGCCAGCCCGGCGCGGTTGATCGTACCGGCGCAGGGCATGCAGGGCACGCGGCTGTTGTACATGGGCGCGCGTGATCGTGAGCGCTATTTCCGTTTGCGTTTCGTTCCGGTGGTGCCGGAAAAGGAAGACGACTTTGTCGTCAGCAGCGAAGAGCGCGATGACTACAAGAAGTCCCTCACGGCGGGCGTCAATGTCATGACCGGCTTCGGCACGATCTTTTTTGTCCGGCCCAAGGATGCCCGCTTCGCCACGGTGGTCAATGACACCGACAGCCGTTACGAACTGCGCAACGACGGCAACACCGTGATCATCGTCGACGAGTTCAAAAGCTGTTCGCTGACCAAGGAAACCGACTGCGGCGCCACTACCAAACACCATGTGCTGGCCGGCAAAACCTTTGCCTTCGATAAAGAGAAAGGTCGCGAATACCGCTTCTTTCTGATCGAAGGCAGCGAGAAAAAAACCATGAAGATCGCCAGTCGCTAG
- a CDS encoding Pr6Pr family membrane protein, with the protein MDAGCWRRRLITCAAVLGWAGLGIQLYLIFFARLSVGASLLGGLVSFFSYFTILTNTLVATVLTCAVTARESVARRWFLQPWVSSGIAVSIVVVGLAYSLLLRHLWHPEGWQFIADELLHDVMPLLFLGYWWLCVPKGSLRWWHLPVWLTYPLVYFIYALLRGHLLGAYAYPFIDVAVLGYPQVLVNAGGILVGFVGIGLVVIGLDRWQAVRS; encoded by the coding sequence ATGGACGCCGGTTGTTGGCGCCGTCGCCTGATCACCTGCGCAGCCGTACTGGGCTGGGCGGGGTTGGGCATTCAGCTGTACCTGATTTTCTTCGCACGCTTGAGTGTCGGCGCCAGCCTGTTGGGCGGGTTGGTGAGTTTCTTCAGTTACTTCACGATTCTGACCAATACGCTGGTGGCGACGGTGCTGACCTGTGCGGTGACCGCGCGTGAATCCGTCGCGCGCCGCTGGTTTTTGCAGCCGTGGGTGAGTAGCGGGATTGCCGTGAGCATTGTCGTGGTCGGGCTGGCCTACAGCCTTTTGCTGCGGCACTTGTGGCACCCGGAAGGCTGGCAATTTATCGCCGATGAATTGCTGCACGATGTGATGCCGTTGCTGTTTCTGGGCTATTGGTGGCTGTGCGTGCCCAAGGGCAGTTTGCGCTGGTGGCACCTGCCGGTGTGGCTGACTTATCCGCTGGTGTATTTCATCTACGCCTTGCTGCGCGGGCATTTGCTCGGCGCGTATGCGTATCCGTTCATTGATGTGGCGGTGTTGGGTTATCCACAGGTGCTGGTCAATGCCGGGGGGATATTGGTGGGGTTTGTGGGGATTGGCTTGGTGGTCATCGGCCTCGACCGCTGGCAAGCCGTACGAAGTTAA